Within the Apis cerana isolate GH-2021 linkage group LG9, AcerK_1.0, whole genome shotgun sequence genome, the region tcaaaattgtaaagacaggaataatttttgtgaattttagAAAGCAGAATTTATGTTTCATCAAAAGggaatttttatagtattaacGATTTTCTAgttaatatcattttgaatacgtatataaattcCTGCCAAATAGGAttgtttaaaatcttaaattaaaattctcggttcttctatattttttatttgatcttgttttcaatttggaatattcaattttcagtATATGTaacatatcaatattttgcatctaattaataaaaaatatttgaaaccaCAAATGTTAAAACTTGCACATAAGTAAACATtcgtcttaaaaaaaaataaaaattttcttttaatctatttggaattggtaaaaattcacaaatgctaaaaaaaattagattagcaTAAATACatctaatgaatataataaattaataataagaattaggagaaaaagattaagatgaatttatttaatgaataaaaatgaaaaaaaaacaattaatatttagaagaatcatagatatttcaaaaatttcatcttcatgAAAAtgtcaatcaaaatttaaattttccgtcATTTGAATGTTTCGAAACGTCCAactaaataatcttatttcaaatatctgaTATGTATCAGAATATTCTTCCAATGAACTAAAGACAATAAAGATATACTATGatacagaaaaaatatttatgatggcttttaattaacgaatttatttttaccagactataatataagttaaaaatcagcaaattataatacatactttttcatattttatgaattttcgaTTGTAGTTCAGATAAAAAtagacaataatttttatcaacgtaACATTTATTAGCACttgatcgaattatattttataatcttatttttacaacaatataaacgagaaatataaattgtttgtgttgtttatagaaatattttatgttgtattgatttataatctatGTTATCTAtatgattgattaaaaaatgttggaagaaatattttagaaataactcGTACATTTccataattgtaaattacttgagaagtaaatatttcaagaaagtatttcctgtttctttttttccattaatgaatttgaataattttttacgtacatttaaaataataaacgatttacataatatacgtgttcttttttttctatattaacacaatatcaattttgaaCCTTGAATTGCACTTATATCTTTACTATGTTACGAGATGTCGACACTTTCACCATTATGAATCGATTTTCGATCTATtgattggaattatttaaaattaaaattttatatattatgaaattaaaagataaagagaattttttatttgcaataatttaataacttttttttcataaattgttCAATCAGTACAAGATATggatttacataaatttaaatatataaaatgtataatttaaaataaatagtttcttattcattttttatatgttttatttatattatcgcaaaattttcagatataaatcttttataaaattttaaataaaaatattttaattaattctcttctaaaattatcaattatttcgaatataatcaaaatttatttatcttgcaATGTGATGTATAAatgttactttttaaaattataatttaaactaaaaattattttttacattaaataaataatatttttagaaaaaattaacaatttgattcttttatattgaatttaaaatcatgtttttcaaatataattcatatttaattattcaattcatatatttacatatatatccttttttctctcttaattacaattcaatttgaaatagataattatattgtttgacAACaaggtattttaattattatttacctaTATACATTACTGTCATACATATATCCAATCAGCTGTTTCTGTTTCGGTTCTCATAGTAGTTATCCTATCCGTCAGTTTGTCGCCAGTCTTGTGTCtatctttattctttcttgGAAATCAATTtcagtataaaattttgacaaCGAATTATTAGTTATGgcaacgaattttaattaatatatataacgatagTATTGAAacataaactattaaaaaatagtttaacaaTGTATTGGAAGGATGGACGTCTAACCTCACTTTTCAGCCGCTAGATTCCTCGGACAATCATGTGAATTATCGAAAGCATTCCAATGTATCATTTAAATCGATCATATTTCTCTTCTGCGAAATATCGGAGCGccttaaattattcttctttctttctcaatGAGGTTTTTCGTGAAATCAAAGTGCAATATCTTCGAAAACTCATAGTACCGGTGCTCCGAGTCGACTTTTTagctaattataatatagtacgATGACCGAGAAATCTAGAAAAATAGTAACCAGATTTCACCCTACTCACGGGGAAAATATCATGCTACGCGAAGATAACACAGTGGCGTATCGTACTGCCAGTTTTGCAAACTCTCTGGCTTTCAGTGAAAAACCATTACAACCAGGTGAAATATTCTTggtagaaattgaaaagactGAAAGAGGATGGAGTGGACATATGAGATTGGGACTGACTCTCATAGATCCTGCGTCTGTGAATAATAGTCTACCAGAATTTGCAATGCCTAATCTCGCTAAACTTGGAAATACATGGATATTTGCTATTACAAAAAGCCTATATGGATTATGGGATGGTTTTGATAGCTATGCTCAAAGGATCTATGGTAATCTTAGTTGTATGCGGTTTTAAGCATTgttaattaagttttatatttaaagaatctatgataattttaatttatgcaattttaaatattattaattttaaatatttattaattattaatatgtattctCTTTAAGGTGAAATCCCatctgaagaaaaaaaattgatcacaGATGGAGTAAATGTGCAAACTTCTCGTGGAGTTATTCCATTTAATGCTCTCAGACCAAACACAATTGATTCTTCTCAATATATATTACCCACAGATGCTGGTAGTCGTATTGGAATTATGTATGTGCCACAAGCTGGTTCTGACAAGGCAGAAAtgcatttcataattaatggCGAAGATCAAGGTGTATGTGAAAAAGATATACCATATAAAGCAGGACCTTTACGCGCTGTAGTAGATGTATATGGTACCACAAAACAAGTTAGGATAGTTCAACTATATGGTGGTAtgttactttttcttcttacatgtacattatttttctaaatatttcattttttttttcctttttttttgctaataattatatgtttcagCAGTATCTACCCTACAAAGTGCCTGTCGTGATGCTATACTACAGTATACTAAAAGAAATGCAGTTGATTCACTTCCACTTCCAAAGGTTCTAAaagattatctattatatcaaTCACAATGAAATTTACGTCATTCCATCTTGTCTCTTGAACGTAACACTTTGTATAGGTATTTTAGTATTGACATAATTTCTTCAaccatttcgatttttctacaattttcaaCGTATTTATCGCGTATAAATcgttctttcatttattctaattactaCACATTAGGGAAGATAAATGTAAGTCTAAAgcaaatttagaattattttcactcTTCCAGTTAGctgttctttcatttttttcaacatgtATATTTCATCGTGTATGTAGCATATGTAATTCACATGAATGTTAAACCGTATCATGTACATAATGTAAGAAGTTGTTGATGAAACACCGAGTAAATTCTGATAAGCAAAGGAGTatcacgtttttttttattcttgcatTTAGCATTTATTagcaattacaatttttacaagttTAAAAACTCTATTGTTCGCTAAATTTACTCACACATTTCATGCCGCATCGTAAATCGTATTATATGAAGTTTCATCTAAAATAAGTTATACGCAGAATTATTGATGTATATCatatcgttctttttttattgttataactCATGtaacaaagataataataagataaactTGATCGCACTGTTAACAAATGCAAAAATAGATCCGATTgacatattcaattaaatacgacatgtttttccaaaataaatgtatttataagaaaaaaaaaaaaaagaagaattaaaactttttcttaaaataaatcccaatatctttttatacatcatttacacatttatgattaaattatttgatgaatatttaattttttcttctccttttttcttttaatattaattaaaaagaaaaagatatataaattaaatttcataaattaactttcatatatgtttcttggtataaaaataattagcataattatataaacgaaTGAAATACATAAGAAAGCACTCCATCCGATTAAAACGGACGTATATCTCCATGTATACTGTTTCCTATCCAAAGATACCAAACTCGTATTATCATCCTCGTTCATTTCGATTCTTGCCGACACTTTCGAATCCagaatagtaattaaaaatacttgtcCTACTTTGCTTTTCAAAACCGATTCAGTGACGGAGGATATCCATGTTGGAGCGTCAACGTGTAATTCTTGTAGGTATCGCAAGATGCTTGTTAACATAAGCGAGAATGCGGCTAGGGCAagagatttttcataaaacaccactaaaaaaaaaaagaaagaaattcaagaTTATTCAAGATAACGCAAAGTTTCAAAGTATatcttcatttcaaatttttattttcacattattcgaatttgattaataataatcgtaaaaattaaagcATTACTCAAGTTTGGTATTTGAATTCCATTGAAAGGAATCCTCCATTGCACATCTAACAAGCAAAATAGATGCAGAATAAAATTCAGATTTGCTATGATCATACGCTCCGTAGAACTTGGCTCTAACCATAATGTCATCAATGTCATAGTCATTAATACTGTAatttaaatgtgaaataatttttttttttttttactccatccatttatcataatatattttttctacatGTTTTACACACCTATGGTCAAAGTCACATACGTCGTACTGTTCATGGAATAATGTCTTCTTAgtagaatattataagataataaatcacTGGTAAAACCTGAACCAAATTTGGAATCTATTGTACGCTCGCTGTGAGACATATGCACTATCTCCCATTCCGTGTTATTGTTATACATATCATCTAAAATCTAGGAAAATAATctgtatatatcaataattttatcgagtttCCTATCTTTAAAAACTCTATTTAATTaccgtataaaattaaaatgattcgattacaaacattaaaattttatacacacTTGTTCAGTATCCAAagagtttaatttaatctcgTTGCTTCCGTGAGACCACGAGGCAATATGTATAGTGCAGTTCAATATATCGTAAGGCCACCAAGTGTGATCAAATTCGCAAACAGGTGTGTACGTAGTGAACGGTACGCACAGTACAGTGCCAGAATTGAACACTATGCATTCGACAGGGGGCATCTCAAAATCGATGCCGACACTTGTTCTAAAAGTCGAAAGAAAATtggtaaataaacaaataaagaatttgaGGGAAAGCTTGTAACAACTCGTATGTGATAATCTacgagatattaataatacatgaaTTTAATCTTTCTATATTTCGTAAATTCGCGAAACACGTGCGAGCACAAATGtttcataatcataatattgaaCGATTATGTTAATCACATGTAATTTgtgttatatgaataaattgtgttatgaaagaaaaaaaaaattgatcgaatatGATAACGATTTACGTCATACATTTCAATTGCTCTCAACTTACACGCTGTGCATCACGATATCGGGGACCCAGATTTCGTAACTTTTCACGCGGATAGAATTGATAGAATCGAATTCGGATGATTTCCACGTGAGATGATTCTGTTTCCACATCTATCGTTCGTATCAAATATATGAGAAATTTCAATCTCAAttgtatttagaaaattataaaaattgaaatcggatTATCATAATACTCACCAATTTTAGCAGAACGTGGAAATCGACGGTGTGCGAATATTCATCCTGACGCGTGACGACGAGCATGGAACGGATAAGGTAGAGAGAAATTGACGATTCATTTCGATTCATTTATActttgcaaaaaaaagaaatacttacGACGTTATAATGTTGAATGCTTAatccaaaatcaattttagtagcatttttttcttcgggAATAATGTCCCTGTCGTAATCGCAGAACAGATACTGTTTCAGTCTGTGAAGTGCGGAAGTGCTTGTGACTTCTTTGCAAATAAAACAGATCACTTGTCCATGTAATGAAACATTAATGATCAGGAATAAAACGGGGAATATATTCTTCATGTTTAACATGGTAAGAGGACAAAACGAAATGACAGATCGGTAATGACTAGTAGTAGATCGATGAATCGAGAAGGGTAGTGAACACGCCCAGTGAAATGTTAAACCGTGGACATCGAAGACCGCCCCCTTTCGTTCGTTTATCGGATTTTTATCAGATCCGGTATTTTCGAATTGGTTCACtactggaataaaaaaataaacgggCTATCGATCGAAACAATCTTTGAccaattagaaaattagtataaaattgtaaaaataaagggaaataaagattcttaaagataatattgatCTTGTTACCAATacgttcattaataattatttttgaagtaaaattatctatagaaTAAGatgatatattcttattatcaaaactcaaagattttatatttttacatgttagaatttatatcagaaattatttgattgttaCTCTTAATTATTTACTCGTATTAATTATCTAAGATTGAAGATATTGAACAAATTCtcatttaaaattccaatttatttgaagtttcacaaaaaaaaaaatatgagagaTATGAGAAaggataacaaataaaattattaccaatactgatattgaaaaaagaaagtatcgttataaattattatttattttgagaatGAGAATCTACAATCGATTATTGATGAAGAACGTAGAACGTAGGggaattcgatttttcacgtGGATGGTACAAGAGTGATCAGAATGATGATGTAAGTGAAAATCACGATGAAGAATGAGAGCCACTCGATTATGGCCGCGAAATGTCTCCACGCCGATTCCTTAGTTCGAGATTTCGAAACCTCCGAATTGTTCTCAACCTCTTCGCCAAGTATCCCTTGGCTGGACAATTTGGTATCGTTCTCGGTAAGAATAAGGAAACGGCCGGCTCTGTTGCTCAAGACGAACGATGTTGTCGTAGAAATCCAATATGGCACCTCGATGTTCATTTCTTGCATTTTCCGAAGCAGAGCGGTTAAAATTAAAGCGAATACGGACAAGGCAAGCGAATCTTTATAATAGAGCACtgaaagaaataaactttttgtaaaaaaatatatatatatgtttttacttgacttgaagaattatatttccataCTACGTGTTTAtgtatttacttaaaataatacattcacGTGTTAACGACTATATTTGCacgatgtaatttaatttaatttaatctcatGTACacaagaaatttcattatcataaatatcatatatatatatataatatatatcatatcttacattaattcatttacaatTCACACTTAGGAAATTACTTACGTATATTGGGAGGATTGGTGCTATTGTGAGGTAATTGCCAATGCAAATCGGACATGCAAAGTATATGGCAGATCAAATTCACGCTCGCTGCGATCATTCTCTCCGTTGATCTCGAGTCTAACCATAGTACCGTCAACGTGAGCAACATCATCGTTACGGCAGGTATGACGTAGGTGGCGTGCAATATGCCATAATGCCGGCTTATGGAGAATTCGTAAACGATCATCGGATAAGTGTCGTTCGGGCAACAAGCGTACATTTTCAACACTTTGGTCGCTTTTATCACTTTGAAATCCCATTTAGAGTTATTCGTATACCCGTCCATGTGAAACTAAAAAGTGATTTAAGAAACGTCGTTACAATCTAACCTTTTATGGTCGTAGTggtaattcaatttctaatttaccCCCTTTTTGTCGAGAAAAATGTTCACTTCCTCCCCTGAATGAACCCACGAGCCGAAATTAATCCGGCATCGATGAGTGTCGTAGGGCCACAAGGAGAAATCTGTCGCGCATTTGGCAACGTGTTTCACCGATGGTACGCAGCTTACCGAACCCGAACTGAACACCAGGCACGTAGTCGGTGGTATACCAGTTTGATCGAACATCATGTCGCCTCTTATTCGATAGgggcaatatatatttattttttttttttttaatcatcgaatattcgaagcttggaaaaaattaaaagaaagaaaaatcgttttgATGCTCACGAATTATAAACGGAAATATCGGGAACCCAAATATCGTCGCTCTTCacgtaaatataattgatccCGTCGAAATCGCTAGGCTTCCAGGACAGATGAGAGTCGGTCcatatctagaaaaaaaaaaaaggaatgtgTTCTTCGAATAAAGAGTAAAATTGACAAAGAGTGAAATTGTTTCGGAAGAGAAAATAACTCACGAGGGTCATCCAACTGTGCAACTCCATCACGCTGGTCCAATCATCCTAAAGAGGACGTAAATAACAGTGGATGTGATAAATTAGAGATCTTGGAATGGTTTAACGGGCATAAATTTCATTGGCTTACGAATTCCATCAGTTTTGGAAGTAGTTGCATGGTCACGTTGTTGGCGATTTGATGGGACGAAATCGGTCGAATATTAGGATCGTACTCGCAGAAAAGATATCTCTTCAATCTCAACAAGGCGGTTGGATGATCATAATCCTTGCAATTTAACCCATACGAGTATTCGAATTCATTCTCGTTTTCTGAGCTtgctgaaaaaatatattcgagttcgagatcaaatttttcattattgatcCGGATGATGATTCTTCCTCTAATCGacgatcaaatataatatagaaaattgatgaaataaaaaaggaaaaaattaaggtACAgagttttgtaattaaaattccaattaaattttcgtgaaaataatttaaaaaaaagaaaagattaagaaaatcgagagaaagagaatcgaaaattaaaattgattcgtCACGATAGATTGAAAGAAGCAACGACGATTATCTATTCAAACAATAGCCAGCGTCAAAATTAATaggatggaaataaaatttagaaatttgtgaaatttcttaattctattCTTAGGTATCATTAactattatgattttttttataagaattgaataataaatctgaaatagtaaatttcttatcttttattcttaattagttTCTCGCCGTTATTCGATGTGCCGAATTACAACCGCAATTCTACTTTCTCGAAATCCAAGGAACACTGTTATTACGACTTTATTGCTAACGAAGGAATTTCCGTGTCTTGAGGAGGAAGGGAAACGATAATGATACTTGATGACACTTTACCCGAATTCTGCCAAAAAAGGAGGAATCCAAGAGCTGttattattctcattttcattaaaatgagCCAACAGCCACCAGTCGACTGAACGATTTCTCGTTCGTGACAGAACGATTATCAGACGCCCCGTGAAATTCGAAGCTGGAGATAGGCGAGACGCCCCCCAGGTTCAATGCTTTTCACTTATTTTCAGATAGACAATTGTCGAGTAATTATCGAGGAATTTTCTCTACGAGAAATTCAATCTCTCGAAAATTTCTCGTTTTCATCGTGGAGCAATAATCAGGAACAAACTTAaagtcaagaaaaaaaataaatagaaaaagaaaaaatataaaaataaataaataaattaatcgttgATGAAccgataaaaatagatataaatacatatgtaattGAGATCAGTCACTAGATTCAGATACTAACTTTGATCGATCTTCCTTTACTTATAATAGAAAGTATTTGAACTTATTTCGTTCATTTTcatagttaaataaaaagtattgctTTTTTCCAAGTACTTGTTAGAGAGGTGTTAGAAACCTTTCAATCAAGATGTGAACCTATTTGCAATATGCTTGATCCTATCTCTAACGTAAGCCTTCGCCTACGCGAACGTAATACCGATAAAGTGGCTGTTTGAGCATGCGTAGTACTACGTTCTTCTTTTAAACACGTAATCCACATGCGATAAGCGCCAGTATGTCGCGTATCTTCGTGCGAACACGCTCTGTATTGCGGCCTATACTCGTTTCTGGGCCACgtgtattgaaataatctttgACGATTCGAATGAGAGGTAAATTTGAATTGTTGTCAAAGAAATATGAGATACATCGGGGCGCTCGACGTCGGTACCACCAACGTACGATTTCATATACTCGATGAAGAAGGAAACACGATTGCTTCTTCAACGGAAAAGGTTAGATTTACCATTATTGTGGGTTTTTAGAActattttttagaagaaatgggaaaaaaatttataatttgtattttgctGTCAATTATCAAAGTCTTCGTGCacgttgtaaaaatatatttattaaaataaatgcaattgaatatatttgcaaaattatgtagcattatattattataattactaagaattttaatagtaatgatctttttatgatatatgaaaactTTCGTAAATAACattcatgtatatattatacatgtatgcgtacaaaatattaaaatgaaacaactctgaaataaagagaatagaatacgttgaataataataaatgttttaaaatatttatacattatacaacatttgttttccttttattttttaaaataaaaattatgtttatacgTGTTTAtacattcgaaataattattctgtattttttCATAGCAAAGGATTGAAATCATCGTGCGTgtgaaaaagtaattattccacgtaaatataaaaacaatggtTGTGATATAACAAGtagttatgaaaatataaaaaagatgaattgaaaatatacttcggtctataatttataagtttttttatatgttataagttTTTAGaatgtatgaataattttcaattatatttatagaatcatagttttactttactttttcCTAGATACGAAATCGAAGATACTAGAATATAAGAGAATGTGTTATAGTCGtatgttgaatatttatataatgaccTTAAGACtcgatgataatatatatacatgtttttgttttttaaaacaacATCAAATCTTTATACTGAAatcatatattgatattagatttaaaataattaaattttttagattttaatgaattctatttttcattgataaaaaaaatattatccaataaatttatataacttattagaaaaattataaatttaaaaaacataaaaccgataaattattactttaattaatcgtcgattttttttttcagtatttcaatattttcttaatctttcGATTAAGATACAATTCGATAagatacaaaaatgaaaataataataataacaataatactttcaataataaattaatcattaaacgaattaaaatgtttcttcttacgtagatattatataactatgtaaattagtaaaaaaaaataatgatgctCGAacgataattagaataatcttatatgtaattataaaaaaaaaatagaaatataataatttatcatacaaTGATAAGAATgctgttcttttatttttgctattattatatgcGCCATGATTacgggaaaagaaaattttttttctgaatcatattttttgatcAACAAACGTCTACGTTCTTCCCTTATTCGCTGCAAAATTATCTTTCCAACATGCAAATCGGTTCCAACGGTGTTACACTCTTGGTGCACATCCGTTCTTTTGTTGCGCATAGATCGAGATGATTTAATCCGTATCAACGACAATTGAGCGAATTGACCGATATTCGTCTCGTTGCCCTTCTATGCAGttgcttgaaaaaaataaatctgcaTAAAGaggaatgtaataataataaac harbors:
- the LOC107997551 gene encoding neuralized-like protein 2 isoform X2, whose protein sequence is MTEKSRKIVTRFHPTHGENIMLREDNTVAYRTASFANSLAFSEKPLQPGEIFLVEIEKTERGWSGHMRLGLTLIDPASVNNSLPEFAMPNLAKLGNTWIFAITKSLYGLWDGFDSYAQRIYGEIPSEEKKLITDGVNVQTSRGVIPFNALRPNTIDSSQYILPTDAGSRIGIMYVPQAGSDKAEMHFIINGEDQGVCEKDIPYKAGPLRAVVDVYGTTKQVRIVQLYGVSTLQSACRDAILQYTKRNAVDSLPLPKVLKDYLLYQSQ
- the LOC107997509 gene encoding neuronal acetylcholine receptor subunit alpha-7-like; the encoded protein is MKMRIITALGFLLFWQNSASSENENEFEYSYGLNCKDYDHPTALLRLKRYLFCEYDPNIRPISSHQIANNVTMQLLPKLMEFDDWTSVMELHSWMTLIWTDSHLSWKPSDFDGINYIYVKSDDIWVPDISVYNSGDMMFDQTGIPPTTCLVFSSGSVSCVPSVKHVAKCATDFSLWPYDTHRCRINFGSWVHSGEEVNIFLDKKGFHMDGYTNNSKWDFKVIKATKVLKMYACCPNDTYPMIVYEFSISRHYGILHATYVIPAVTMMLLTLTVLWLDSRSTERMIAASVNLICHILCMSDLHWQLPHNSTNPPNILLYYKDSLALSVFALILTALLRKMQEMNIEVPYWISTTTSFVLSNRAGRFLILTENDTKLSSQGILGEEVENNSEVSKSRTKESAWRHFAAIIEWLSFFIVIFTYIIILITLVPST
- the LOC107997550 gene encoding neuronal acetylcholine receptor subunit alpha-3, producing MLNMKNIFPVLFLIINVSLHGQVICFICKEVTSTSALHRLKQYLFCDYDRDIIPEEKNATKIDFGLSIQHYNVDEYSHTVDFHVLLKLMWKQNHLTWKSSEFDSINSIRVKSYEIWVPDIVMHSVTSVGIDFEMPPVECIVFNSGTVLCVPFTTYTPVCEFDHTWWPYDILNCTIHIASWSHGSNEIKLNSLDTEQILDDMYNNNTEWEIVHMSHSERTIDSKFGSGFTSDLLSYNILLRRHYSMNSTTYVTLTIVLMTMTLMTLWLEPSSTERMIIANLNFILHLFCLLDVQWRIPFNGIQIPNLMVFYEKSLALAAFSLMLTSILRYLQELHVDAPTWISSVTESVLKSKVGQVFLITILDSKVSARIEMNEDDNTSLVSLDRKQYTWRYTSVLIGWSAFLCISFVYIIMLIIFIPRNIYES
- the LOC107997551 gene encoding neuralized-like protein 2 isoform X1, yielding MTEKSRKIVTRFHPTHGENIMLREDNTVAYRTASFANSLAFSEKPLQPGEIFLVEIEKTERGWSGHMRLGLTLIDPASVNNSLPEFAMPNLAKLGNTWIFAITKSLYGLWDGFDSYAQRIYGEIPSEEKKLITDGVNVQTSRGVIPFNALRPNTIDSSQYILPTDAGSRIGIMYVPQAGSDKAEMHFIINGEDQGVCEKDIPYKAGPLRAVVDVYGTTKQVRIVQLYGAVSTLQSACRDAILQYTKRNAVDSLPLPKVLKDYLLYQSQ